In a single window of the Planctomycetota bacterium genome:
- a CDS encoding DUF58 domain-containing protein: MPFDGAFLKTLEALNLLARKTLGGDARADRQAPRKGASIEFADYRPYAPGDEIRYIDWNVYARHGSLFVKEFSAEENVHVSVLLDASGSMEFGGKFEAARELAAALGYIGLANYDTVSLYAFSSDLRALQSFLRGKGRVFDLLGSLEGLSPGGATDMAAAFRGSLPRLRGRSLVLLVSDFYDEAGFREAVRALLARRHEVRLIHLVAHEEVAPSVRGRYQLLDLETGRARDVVVEPGTVEAYRRRFSRFCREIDEFSRAHELPCARVLAEEPLDRRVIEVLRAGGILEHR, from the coding sequence ATCTCCTGGCCCGCAAGACGCTCGGGGGGGACGCCCGGGCGGACCGGCAGGCGCCGCGCAAGGGGGCGTCCATCGAGTTCGCCGATTACCGTCCCTACGCGCCCGGCGACGAGATCCGCTACATCGACTGGAACGTCTATGCGCGGCACGGGAGTCTGTTCGTCAAGGAGTTCTCGGCCGAGGAGAACGTCCATGTGTCGGTGCTCCTGGATGCCTCGGGTTCCATGGAGTTCGGCGGGAAATTCGAAGCCGCGCGGGAGCTGGCCGCGGCGCTCGGTTACATCGGGCTGGCCAACTACGATACCGTAAGCCTCTACGCCTTCTCTTCGGACCTCCGGGCGCTTCAGAGTTTTCTGCGGGGCAAGGGCCGGGTGTTCGATCTCCTCGGCTCGCTCGAGGGACTGTCGCCCGGGGGCGCCACGGACATGGCGGCGGCCTTCCGCGGGAGCCTGCCGCGGCTGCGGGGGCGCTCGCTGGTTCTTCTGGTGAGCGATTTCTACGATGAAGCGGGATTCCGGGAGGCGGTCCGGGCGCTTCTGGCGCGGCGCCACGAGGTTCGCCTGATCCACCTGGTGGCTCACGAGGAAGTGGCCCCGTCGGTCCGGGGACGGTACCAGCTCCTGGATCTCGAGACCGGTCGGGCGCGGGACGTCGTGGTGGAACCCGGGACCGTGGAGGCGTACCGCCGCCGGTTTTCCCGCTTCTGCCGCGAGATCGACGAATTCAGCCGCGCCCACGAGCTTCCGTGCGCGCGCGTCCTGGCCGAGGAGCCCCTGGACCGGCGGGTCATCGAGGTCCTGCGCGCGGGCGGCATCCTGGAGCACCGATGA
- a CDS encoding VWA domain-containing protein: protein MRFDHPAALGLLGLAVPLIALHLYRGRVHRWAVPSLRFWDEGLREDDRRTGWRRLRRWASLAMALAALILFTLALAGPSIPGLTREPGRYAIVVDNSPSMAAREPDGRTRLEHALERAREFLRRRGSGDEAAVFDRTGLRLPWTRDLERAAREMAVPPVADPGSRRTGIRAARASGADVTVVFFGDAPPAPEPPGNGPLRFVPVGTPLENSGWISGVLERRPGEKTLNLHLSAAAWADGPVRRTAVLSFEDRVLERRELEISPGRPLEVAWTLDPARHAGAGLEEGGRVRVSCEPADAFPLDDEACFVAPPLSPPGVVVFHGGRPDGFLMKALDSMRESGLVREVLHAPAERYALLKDRAGEGWIFVFDRAAPAALPERGGVLVLGAPGERIVERPVVVDWDREAPPNRLVDYGGLLLRRSAVLGGTPLLSAAEGPLATWSARGGRALVETGFAFEDSEPRPALPMMLFNFVEWASWRGLRAFRPVVRVGEPLRPERSLWIDEGELRFGHPGGPRRVPVRNGRPVEAPPAEPGFTRAQAGDRGEWVAANLFDAEESDLRRAGSGEAAALPPPVPWHGRVPFTPVAAAAAMILLALEWLLFQRGVV from the coding sequence ATGAGGTTCGATCATCCCGCGGCGCTGGGGCTTCTGGGGCTGGCGGTCCCGCTGATCGCGCTTCATCTCTATCGGGGCCGCGTGCACCGCTGGGCGGTGCCGTCGCTGCGGTTCTGGGACGAAGGGCTCCGGGAGGACGATCGCCGCACGGGGTGGCGGCGGCTGCGGCGGTGGGCGTCGCTGGCGATGGCGCTGGCGGCCCTGATCCTTTTCACGCTGGCCCTGGCGGGGCCCTCGATTCCGGGTCTCACGCGCGAGCCCGGGCGCTACGCGATCGTTGTGGACAACAGCCCCAGCATGGCGGCGCGGGAGCCGGACGGGAGAACGCGTCTGGAGCATGCTCTCGAGCGTGCGCGCGAGTTTCTGCGCCGCCGCGGATCGGGCGACGAGGCGGCGGTCTTCGATCGGACCGGGCTGCGCCTGCCGTGGACCCGGGATCTCGAACGGGCGGCCCGCGAAATGGCGGTTCCTCCGGTGGCGGATCCGGGGAGCCGCCGCACCGGGATCCGGGCCGCGCGGGCGTCGGGGGCCGACGTGACGGTCGTCTTCTTCGGCGACGCCCCTCCCGCACCGGAGCCCCCGGGGAACGGCCCGCTGCGGTTCGTGCCGGTGGGCACTCCTTTGGAGAACTCGGGCTGGATCTCCGGGGTTCTGGAACGCCGGCCCGGGGAAAAGACGCTCAACCTCCACCTCTCGGCGGCGGCTTGGGCGGACGGCCCGGTGCGCCGCACGGCGGTCCTCTCGTTCGAAGACAGGGTTCTGGAGCGGCGGGAACTGGAGATTTCTCCAGGTCGGCCGCTGGAAGTGGCCTGGACGCTCGATCCGGCGCGTCATGCCGGCGCCGGGCTCGAGGAGGGCGGCCGGGTGCGGGTGTCCTGTGAGCCGGCGGACGCTTTTCCCCTCGACGACGAGGCCTGTTTCGTCGCGCCGCCGCTGTCGCCTCCGGGGGTGGTGGTCTTTCATGGGGGCCGGCCGGACGGGTTTCTGATGAAGGCCCTCGATTCGATGCGCGAGTCGGGACTCGTGCGCGAGGTGCTGCATGCTCCGGCGGAGCGGTACGCTCTCCTGAAGGACCGGGCGGGGGAGGGGTGGATTTTCGTTTTCGATCGCGCGGCGCCGGCGGCTTTGCCCGAACGCGGCGGCGTGCTCGTCCTGGGGGCGCCGGGGGAGCGGATCGTGGAGCGGCCGGTCGTGGTGGACTGGGACCGCGAGGCGCCGCCGAACCGGCTGGTGGACTACGGGGGATTGCTCCTGCGCCGGTCGGCGGTGCTCGGCGGGACGCCGCTTCTGAGCGCGGCGGAGGGGCCGCTGGCGACCTGGTCGGCCCGAGGCGGGCGGGCGTTGGTGGAGACGGGCTTCGCGTTCGAGGACAGCGAGCCGCGTCCCGCGCTGCCGATGATGCTTTTCAACTTCGTGGAGTGGGCCTCCTGGAGGGGCTTGCGGGCGTTCCGTCCGGTCGTTCGGGTGGGGGAGCCGCTGCGCCCGGAACGGTCTTTGTGGATCGACGAAGGGGAGCTGCGGTTCGGGCACCCGGGGGGGCCACGCCGGGTGCCGGTGCGGAACGGCCGTCCGGTCGAGGCGCCGCCGGCGGAGCCCGGGTTCACGCGCGCGCAGGCGGGGGATCGCGGCGAGTGGGTGGCGGCGAATCTGTTCGACGCGGAGGAGTCGGATCTCCGCCGCGCGGGTTCCGGGGAAGCGGCCGCTCTTCCGCCGCCGGTCCCGTGGCACGGACGCGTTCCGTTCACGCCCGTGGCGGCCGCGGCGGCGATGATTCTATTGGCGCTCGAGTGGCTGCTTTTCCAGCGCGGCGTCGTTTGA
- a CDS encoding carbon-nitrogen hydrolase family protein, which translates to MRPAFRAVLAALLLPALPDLPAGAQENPADAAPGKLRIALVNMKCRFTDGPDGEANRKNLRLNLDRHLYFIDRICKEGVDFIGFPELSLNGYRFSKDMTWLRLDGPELGELARKAAEKRVYIAAGLAEEDAAGKRWNAHVILGPDGKLVGRHAKIVLTQEKGFTEAGTVHAVFDVKGVKVGIATCGDGSYRENLKALVDNGAQLIYAPHANVTGSTVSGWYNFRRAWVGPSGWIAEFKVYAALHNHAARYSPEFDPPAQDDTPARWASGARVIGPDGAVLAEMPPSTNRADSREFILRYDLPLGGGRK; encoded by the coding sequence ATGCGACCCGCTTTCCGCGCCGTCCTGGCCGCGCTCCTGCTCCCCGCTCTGCCGGACCTCCCGGCGGGCGCCCAGGAGAATCCGGCCGATGCCGCCCCCGGCAAGCTCCGCATCGCCCTCGTCAACATGAAATGTCGTTTCACCGACGGCCCCGACGGCGAAGCGAATCGGAAGAACCTGCGGCTCAACCTCGACCGGCATCTCTATTTCATCGACCGGATCTGCAAGGAGGGCGTGGACTTCATCGGATTCCCGGAGCTGTCCCTCAACGGATACCGATTCAGCAAGGACATGACGTGGCTCCGCCTCGACGGCCCCGAACTCGGCGAACTGGCCCGCAAGGCGGCCGAAAAGCGCGTCTACATCGCCGCCGGACTCGCCGAGGAGGACGCCGCGGGGAAACGCTGGAACGCCCACGTCATCCTCGGACCGGACGGAAAGCTCGTCGGCCGTCACGCCAAGATCGTCCTGACCCAGGAAAAGGGGTTCACCGAGGCCGGGACGGTCCACGCCGTCTTCGACGTCAAAGGCGTCAAGGTCGGCATCGCCACCTGCGGGGACGGTTCGTATCGCGAGAACCTCAAGGCCCTCGTGGACAACGGCGCGCAGCTCATCTACGCCCCTCACGCCAACGTCACGGGCTCCACCGTCTCGGGCTGGTACAACTTCCGCCGGGCGTGGGTCGGCCCCTCCGGCTGGATCGCGGAATTCAAGGTCTACGCCGCGCTGCACAACCATGCGGCCCGGTACAGCCCTGAATTCGATCCGCCGGCCCAGGACGACACCCCCGCCCGCTGGGCCAGCGGCGCCCGGGTGATCGGCCCGGACGGCGCGGTCCTGGCCGAAATGCCCCCGTCCACGAATCGCGCCGATTCCAGAGAATTCATCCTGCGGTACGACCTCCCCCTCGGAGGCGGAAGGAAGTAA
- a CDS encoding MFS transporter, giving the protein MNDTNRTGGAPLKWYQGLDRYCWVVLIISALGWLFDTMDQNLFNLVRKSSMEDLLMSREERQKLTPEEAKKFQDEVAYKGSVVTAVFLIGWAAGGFIFGILGDRLGRTKTMILTILIYALFTGGSGLVHNWVLYAFMRFMTGLGVGGEWAAGAALVAETFPQRSRPMALGLLQALSAVGNMTAAAITWLIEGAGMDWRFVYFVGAAPALLVLWIRRSVKEPEQWVHAKERATVGRELGKIGELFRHPVLRRNLIAAVLMGTAGVGALWGVGFFSTDLVLVELEKGGVGVDERNQVKNVMFLLQNLGSFFGIYMWAIFSERSNRRIAFFTSYALAWASVLLFFWTVSGQGADAKGYALVLAPIMGFFTLGPFSGFTIYFPELFPTRLRTTGCGFAYNAARILAAAAPFALGFLKKEWGWPQAASVVVCVYILGFIGTWMGPETKGKPLPEDADFDPAPAPPASPRKFFDAEGPKEA; this is encoded by the coding sequence GTGAACGACACGAACCGAACCGGCGGCGCCCCCCTGAAGTGGTACCAGGGCCTGGACCGCTACTGCTGGGTGGTCCTCATCATCTCGGCCCTCGGCTGGCTCTTCGACACCATGGACCAGAACCTCTTCAATCTGGTCCGCAAGTCCTCCATGGAAGACCTCCTCATGTCGCGGGAGGAGCGCCAGAAGCTCACGCCCGAGGAGGCCAAGAAGTTCCAGGACGAGGTGGCCTACAAGGGCAGCGTCGTGACGGCCGTGTTCCTCATCGGCTGGGCCGCCGGTGGATTCATCTTCGGCATCCTGGGCGACCGCCTGGGACGCACGAAGACGATGATCCTCACGATCCTGATCTACGCGCTTTTCACGGGCGGAAGCGGCCTGGTCCACAACTGGGTCCTGTACGCCTTCATGCGATTCATGACGGGGCTCGGGGTCGGCGGAGAATGGGCCGCCGGCGCCGCCCTCGTGGCCGAAACCTTCCCTCAGCGCTCCCGGCCGATGGCGCTGGGGCTTCTCCAGGCCCTTTCCGCCGTGGGCAACATGACCGCGGCGGCCATCACCTGGCTCATCGAAGGGGCCGGCATGGACTGGCGGTTCGTGTACTTCGTGGGCGCGGCCCCGGCGCTCCTGGTCCTCTGGATCCGCCGCTCGGTCAAGGAGCCCGAGCAGTGGGTCCATGCCAAGGAGCGCGCCACGGTGGGCCGCGAGCTGGGCAAGATCGGAGAGCTCTTCCGGCATCCCGTGCTGCGCCGCAACCTGATCGCGGCCGTTCTCATGGGCACGGCCGGCGTGGGCGCCCTGTGGGGCGTCGGGTTTTTCAGCACGGACCTTGTCCTCGTCGAGCTCGAAAAGGGCGGCGTCGGAGTGGACGAGCGCAACCAGGTCAAGAACGTCATGTTCCTGCTTCAGAACCTGGGCTCCTTCTTCGGCATCTATATGTGGGCGATCTTCTCCGAGCGCTCCAACCGCCGGATCGCCTTCTTCACGTCCTACGCCCTGGCGTGGGCCTCGGTCCTCCTGTTCTTCTGGACGGTGTCCGGCCAGGGAGCGGACGCCAAAGGATACGCCCTGGTCCTGGCGCCGATCATGGGGTTCTTCACCCTGGGCCCCTTCTCCGGCTTCACGATCTATTTCCCCGAGCTTTTTCCGACCCGGCTGCGCACGACGGGCTGCGGGTTCGCCTACAACGCGGCCCGAATCCTCGCGGCGGCCGCCCCGTTCGCGCTCGGGTTCCTAAAGAAGGAATGGGGCTGGCCCCAGGCGGCCAGCGTCGTCGTCTGCGTCTACATCCTGGGCTTCATCGGAACCTGGATGGGCCCCGAAACCAAAGGAAAGCCTCTTCCCGAGGACGCCGATTTCGACCCGGCGCCGGCGCCGCCGGCCTCGCCCCGGAAATTCTTCGACGCGGAGGGGCCCAAGGAGGCCTGA
- a CDS encoding dienelactone hydrolase family protein, translated as MRAYGTACLLLWGILPAAGQEPPAERLEKSPRHHEWVRIEHGGRTLHGFLVFPEVKEKATAVVVIHENRGLTDWVRGVADQLAEAGYIALAPDLLSGMGPGGGKTSDFPSQDAAREALYKLPPDQVTADLKAAADYVAKLPASNGKVAVAGFCWGGGQAFRFATNRPGLAAAFVFYGPAPEDREALRRIDAPVYGFYGENDARINAGIEKTRAAMRELGKTYEAVIYPGAGHGFMRSGEGPDGREGDRKARQEAWARWKELLRKL; from the coding sequence ATGCGCGCATACGGAACGGCGTGCCTTCTGCTCTGGGGGATCCTTCCGGCGGCCGGCCAGGAACCCCCGGCCGAGCGTCTGGAAAAATCCCCCCGGCATCACGAGTGGGTGCGGATCGAGCACGGCGGCCGCACGCTGCACGGCTTTCTCGTCTTTCCTGAAGTCAAAGAGAAGGCGACGGCGGTCGTCGTCATCCACGAGAACCGCGGCCTGACCGACTGGGTCCGCGGCGTGGCCGACCAGCTGGCGGAAGCGGGATACATCGCCCTGGCGCCGGATCTCCTTTCGGGGATGGGTCCCGGGGGCGGCAAGACCTCGGACTTCCCGAGCCAGGACGCCGCCCGGGAGGCGCTCTATAAGCTCCCTCCGGACCAGGTGACCGCCGATCTCAAGGCGGCGGCCGACTACGTGGCCAAGCTCCCCGCCTCCAACGGCAAGGTGGCCGTGGCGGGATTCTGCTGGGGCGGCGGGCAGGCGTTCCGGTTCGCCACGAACCGGCCAGGGCTGGCGGCCGCGTTCGTCTTCTACGGCCCCGCGCCCGAGGATCGTGAAGCCCTCCGCCGCATCGACGCCCCCGTGTACGGCTTCTACGGCGAAAACGACGCGCGCATCAACGCGGGCATCGAGAAGACCCGCGCGGCGATGCGCGAACTCGGCAAGACCTACGAAGCCGTGATCTACCCCGGAGCCGGCCACGGCTTCATGCGATCCGGCGAAGGACCCGACGGCCGCGAGGGCGACCGAAAAGCCCGCCAGGAGGCCTGGGCCCGCTGGAAGGAGCTGCTGCGCAAACTCTGA
- a CDS encoding orotidine 5'-phosphate decarboxylase / HUMPS family protein codes for MEPVLQVALDFLELSRALGVAREAWKGGATWLEAGTPLIKSEGLEAIRALRREFPRAYLIADLKTLDAGRAEFEAAAKAGANCATVCVTDSDATVLECIEAGRNYGIDVCVDLLALRAREAVELCRKLEEWGAHHVCLHLPIDDQMRGRAVTGELRALRPHVRIPIAVAGGINSETAAEVVKAGADIVIVGGAITKSADAEGATRTLLRAMREGISIATDLYKRGGTEEEIRRILEKVSTPNLSDAMHRSGDLPGLQCITPGKKLVGPAVTVRAYPGDWAKPVEAIDQARPGDVIVIDAGGVGPALWGELASESCLQRKVAGVVIDGAIRDVDSIRAIGFPAHAKLVTPTAGEPRGFGEINVTIKVGGVPVSPGDWIVGDESGVVRIPRARAVEVANRAMDVLEHENRLREEIRRKATLGSVAELHRWEKQIVESLGGAQNVDEKGPGRR; via the coding sequence ATGGAACCCGTCCTCCAGGTGGCCCTCGATTTTCTCGAGCTTTCGCGCGCTCTGGGAGTGGCCCGCGAGGCGTGGAAGGGCGGGGCGACGTGGCTGGAGGCCGGCACGCCCCTCATCAAGAGCGAGGGGCTGGAGGCCATCCGGGCGCTGCGGCGCGAGTTCCCGCGGGCCTACCTCATCGCGGACCTCAAGACCCTGGACGCCGGGCGGGCGGAGTTCGAGGCGGCCGCCAAGGCGGGAGCCAATTGCGCCACCGTCTGCGTCACCGACAGCGACGCCACGGTCCTCGAGTGCATCGAGGCCGGGCGCAACTACGGCATCGACGTCTGCGTGGATCTCTTGGCGCTGCGGGCCCGGGAGGCGGTGGAGCTGTGCCGCAAGCTCGAGGAATGGGGGGCTCATCACGTCTGCCTGCACCTTCCGATCGACGACCAGATGCGCGGGCGGGCGGTCACCGGGGAGCTGCGCGCGCTGCGACCCCACGTGCGGATTCCCATCGCGGTGGCCGGCGGGATCAACAGCGAAACGGCGGCGGAGGTCGTCAAGGCCGGGGCGGACATCGTCATCGTCGGCGGCGCGATCACCAAGAGCGCCGACGCGGAAGGGGCCACCCGGACCCTGCTTCGGGCCATGCGGGAAGGGATCTCGATCGCCACGGATCTCTACAAGCGCGGGGGAACCGAGGAGGAAATCCGCCGCATCCTCGAGAAGGTTTCCACGCCCAACCTTTCGGACGCCATGCACCGCTCCGGAGATCTTCCGGGGCTTCAGTGCATCACCCCCGGCAAGAAGCTTGTGGGTCCGGCCGTGACCGTGCGGGCCTACCCGGGGGACTGGGCCAAGCCCGTCGAGGCCATCGACCAGGCCCGGCCCGGGGACGTCATCGTGATCGACGCCGGCGGCGTGGGCCCGGCGCTCTGGGGGGAGCTCGCCAGCGAGTCCTGCCTTCAGCGCAAGGTGGCCGGGGTGGTCATCGACGGGGCGATTCGGGACGTCGATTCGATCCGCGCGATCGGCTTTCCGGCCCACGCGAAGCTCGTCACGCCCACCGCGGGCGAGCCCCGGGGGTTTGGGGAGATCAACGTGACGATCAAGGTCGGCGGCGTGCCCGTCTCGCCCGGGGACTGGATCGTGGGGGACGAGTCGGGGGTGGTGCGGATTCCCCGGGCCCGCGCGGTGGAAGTGGCCAACCGGGCGATGGACGTCCTGGAGCACGAAAACCGCCTGCGCGAGGAGATCCGGCGCAAGGCGACGCTCGGGAGCGTCGCGGAGCTTCACCGGTGGGAGAAGCAAATCGTGGAGTCCCTGGGCGGCGCTCAAAACGTCGATGAAAAGGGCCCGGGGAGGCGTTAA
- a CDS encoding UvrB/UvrC motif-containing protein translates to MTCEKCHKNHATYHLTAKENGVMREAHLCEECARQAGVNLKFNFTIGELLGNLMEPKVPKAHQVRCPECGISYAEFKTKARLGCAHDYDVFRAELLRLLEKIHGSTTHAGKTPQTVDAQVRLENELMRLKKDLESVVKSEDFEKAAQIRDRIKSLETELNKNR, encoded by the coding sequence ATGACCTGCGAGAAATGCCATAAGAATCACGCCACCTACCATCTCACGGCCAAGGAGAACGGCGTGATGCGGGAGGCGCACCTGTGCGAGGAGTGCGCCCGGCAGGCGGGCGTCAACCTCAAGTTCAATTTCACGATCGGGGAGCTTCTCGGGAACCTCATGGAGCCCAAGGTTCCCAAGGCGCACCAGGTTCGCTGCCCCGAATGCGGCATCTCCTACGCGGAATTCAAGACCAAGGCCCGCCTGGGCTGCGCCCACGATTACGACGTCTTCCGGGCGGAGCTCCTGCGCCTCCTGGAGAAGATCCACGGGTCCACCACCCACGCCGGCAAGACGCCGCAGACCGTGGACGCCCAGGTGCGCCTGGAGAACGAGCTTATGCGCCTGAAGAAGGACCTCGAGTCGGTGGTCAAGAGCGAGGACTTCGAGAAGGCCGCGCAGATCCGCGACCGCATCAAGTCCCTGGAAACGGAACTCAACAAGAACCGATGA
- a CDS encoding protein arginine kinase: MKVEDLLSQAGEWLKGTGPEGDVVISSRVRLARNLRRFPFLTVASPAVRAEIERFVRPRLENAKLPRRLAYWSLEELSPVERLLLMERHLISRELAQGEGDRGVAVGPDESISIMVNEEDHLRLQVIRSGLQLDEAYEEIDRMDTALEGSLNFAFSPRFGYLTACPTNVGTGLRISVMLHLPAAVLSKQMDKVLQSLQRLNYTVRGFYGEGTSPLGDFYQVSNQITLGKSERDIIAEMKKVVPEILKFERAWRQQLLGSEPKRLEDRVWRAYGILKNARRISSEEATELLSALRLGVILNVITGIPLKLVNELFVFTQPGHLQKVERKILEPDERDVVRAEFIRRRLEGF, encoded by the coding sequence ATGAAAGTCGAGGACCTCCTGAGCCAGGCGGGGGAATGGCTCAAGGGGACGGGGCCGGAGGGCGACGTCGTGATCTCCAGCCGCGTCCGGCTCGCCCGCAATCTTCGCCGCTTTCCCTTCCTCACCGTGGCCTCGCCCGCCGTGCGGGCGGAGATCGAGCGGTTCGTCCGGCCGCGCCTCGAGAATGCGAAGCTCCCGCGGCGGCTGGCCTACTGGTCGCTCGAGGAACTTTCGCCCGTGGAGCGCCTGCTGCTCATGGAGCGGCATCTGATCAGCCGGGAACTGGCTCAGGGGGAGGGCGACCGCGGCGTGGCCGTGGGGCCGGACGAGTCGATCTCCATCATGGTCAACGAGGAGGACCACCTGCGCCTCCAGGTCATCCGGTCCGGCCTCCAGCTCGACGAGGCCTACGAGGAGATCGACCGGATGGACACCGCCCTGGAAGGCTCGCTCAACTTCGCCTTCAGCCCCCGGTTCGGCTACCTTACCGCGTGCCCCACCAACGTGGGCACCGGCCTGCGCATTTCGGTGATGCTGCACCTGCCGGCGGCGGTGCTCTCCAAACAGATGGACAAGGTCCTCCAGTCCCTCCAGCGCCTCAATTACACCGTCCGCGGCTTCTACGGAGAAGGGACCTCCCCGCTCGGGGATTTCTACCAGGTTTCCAACCAGATCACGCTGGGGAAGTCCGAACGGGACATCATCGCCGAAATGAAGAAGGTGGTCCCGGAGATCCTCAAGTTCGAGCGCGCGTGGCGCCAGCAGCTTCTGGGCAGCGAGCCCAAGCGTCTGGAAGACCGCGTGTGGCGCGCCTACGGGATCCTCAAGAACGCGCGGCGCATCTCTTCGGAAGAGGCCACCGAGCTTCTTTCCGCCCTGCGCCTGGGCGTCATCCTCAACGTGATCACCGGCATCCCCCTCAAGCTCGTCAACGAGCTGTTCGTCTTTACCCAGCCCGGCCACCTTCAGAAGGTCGAGCGCAAGATCCTCGAGCCCGACGAGCGGGACGTCGTCCGCGCCGAATTCATCCGGCGCCGCCTCGAAGGGTTCTGA
- a CDS encoding YdjY domain-containing protein: protein MQRAPIILAVGAILLVAAGATLLMRMPGGSVPEGAKSDPVAATPSAATSPQERASAPTAPSAPAASPEAASAAPSKPQEAAPDPEVGDKPDPRLVVPPVVEPEFEVGSKAEERPDFVAALQGGGYIFERSGSDGKRVTGVVVPGTILVTRGLVELFGCGQSGKEHETVLRLECDAQSLDLALTSAGFTRGRLPTALGIEDPGQGSRVIVLVQWKDKDGKLVTHRSEDLIISIRRNAPMPRVGWTYVAQWAEVQDPTHPKGEKTHKVLAAANSRSFVTTFRDKTALLDNPLEEAVDDTLFAANYMLLPPSGTPVRVIFRPPTDEERREIAALEKELAKQAKDFRPDDREEKEK, encoded by the coding sequence ATGCAGAGAGCGCCGATCATTTTGGCGGTGGGGGCGATCTTGCTTGTGGCGGCGGGGGCAACGCTCCTGATGCGCATGCCGGGCGGCTCTGTTCCGGAGGGAGCCAAGTCGGATCCGGTGGCTGCAACGCCGAGCGCTGCGACGTCCCCGCAGGAGCGCGCGTCCGCGCCGACGGCTCCCTCCGCGCCGGCGGCGTCTCCGGAGGCTGCGTCGGCCGCGCCCTCGAAGCCTCAGGAGGCCGCGCCCGATCCCGAAGTGGGAGACAAGCCCGATCCGCGTCTCGTCGTGCCGCCGGTCGTGGAGCCTGAGTTCGAGGTGGGGTCCAAAGCGGAGGAGCGTCCGGACTTTGTGGCCGCGCTTCAGGGGGGCGGTTACATCTTCGAGCGTTCGGGGTCGGACGGCAAGCGGGTGACCGGCGTGGTCGTGCCCGGGACGATCCTGGTGACGCGCGGTCTGGTGGAACTTTTCGGCTGCGGTCAAAGCGGCAAGGAGCACGAGACGGTGCTGCGGCTGGAGTGTGACGCCCAGTCCCTCGACCTGGCTTTGACGTCGGCGGGATTCACGCGCGGGCGGCTGCCGACGGCGCTGGGGATCGAGGATCCCGGGCAGGGCTCGCGGGTGATCGTTCTGGTGCAGTGGAAGGACAAGGATGGAAAGCTGGTAACTCACCGGTCGGAAGACTTGATCATCAGCATCCGGCGGAATGCTCCCATGCCGCGGGTGGGCTGGACCTACGTGGCCCAGTGGGCGGAAGTGCAGGATCCGACGCATCCGAAGGGAGAGAAGACGCACAAGGTCCTGGCGGCGGCCAACAGCCGGTCGTTCGTGACGACGTTCCGCGACAAGACGGCCTTGCTGGACAATCCGCTCGAAGAAGCGGTGGACGACACGCTCTTTGCCGCCAATTACATGCTTCTGCCGCCGTCGGGGACGCCGGTGAGGGTGATCTTCCGTCCGCCCACGGATGAGGAGCGTCGGGAGATCGCCGCGCTGGAGAAGGAGCTGGCCAAACAGGCCAAGGATTTCCGGCCCGACGACCGGGAGGAGAAGGAGAAGTAG